The Culex pipiens pallens isolate TS chromosome 2, TS_CPP_V2, whole genome shotgun sequence DNA window CATCACTTATTTCGAAGCGTTCCCGCCGAAGTGAAGATAACGAGGCAATAAATTATGAATAGTCGTTTATCAACAGCTTTTCGGCCATTACTACAAATATCCCCCGTATATTTTCTCTTTTCAGAGCACTAGCCGAAGGAATCCTGGCAGATAACCCTCACTTGGTACTGCTGTTCTACCTAGCTCAACTATTTCTAAGAGAACTCATCAAAAGTCACCGCCTGGTGCAGGTCATTCCTATGGATATGTCCGGATATTACGGTAAGGTTTCCACaagccattattttttttaatattaacataaaattgtttCTCTACATTTCAAACACTCAGAAAATCGCGCCGGCCCGTCGAACCTGGGCAATGTGATAAGCCAGATACTGCTGTGCAAGCAGATCACGCCCGACTTCAACCAGGAGGAGCTGTGCAGCATCACGAAGGACTCGCAGGTGATCGCCCAGATACTGCAGGACCTGCAGGAGTTTATGCCCCAGCAGGAGACCTACCTGGGTGAGTGTGGGATTTTGATTTGTACGAAAGTATTTGATGTTTTTATATCTGaagcttttttttacatttgaattcttttaaattatatttcgtTCAACAATTCTGCCTTTTTTAATTGTTCAAATAAGACACTTAATTGAAGATTAAATCATGTTAATAAACTTTTATCTCCAACTATGAGAGACTCCAACTAAATCAGACATTTTTTCACATTAGGACTATATGCATAAAATGACAGTATTGTAGGAAAAATATTACATTTATATTAAACTGAATTAACATtatgataaaaagttttttttacaaatttccgcTGAATTTCGAGTGATCATACTATGAAATGAAATgacttattttttaagttttgtttttaaacaacACAATTTCAAAAGTATTATTTAATAAGATGTTAAATTTAATAACATTGGAAcaatataaaattatttgtacaaaatgactaaaatattCAATCCTAATCAAATCAATATAATTCAAAATAGTTATTTAATaagataaaacattttttaactcaATTGTAATAAATGTGAGCTTTTATGATTCCAAAGATCAaggatttttgttaatttgcgacttcaaatgtttattttgattttcatcatttttaccTATTCCTCAAACTAAAGTTGTTGAGACTTTTACTTTATAAAGAAGCAATGAAAATTAGTTTATTCATTTCGTATTTAATAAGTTTGTTTACCTCTTgggtttctttaaaataaaagttgGAAATAAATCGAGATCCTCGTTTTTTTATGACTTTTATTCACTAGAACATGAAAACTATCCATGTTTGCATTAATGTCCCACAtgcattttgtttgtttttttaatcataattcGTTACCATTATTGggcatattttgaattttagcagCTTATCGTTTTTCATATTTGATAtgcagaaaaaatagaaaaaataagtcattaaaataataactctgtcagttttgaaattattttatttttcttcaatttaaagaTATATTCAGAATCAGAATAGATAGTTATCTAGATAAATAAGAATTCCAGCAAGCTAAGTACAAGCGAGCACAACAGCATCGAATTTtcacattcaaaaatgattaggATTTATGTAAATGTTATTCGATTAGTTGATTACAGAGAGTAATTctctggaaaatatttttttttagactttAAATTTTGTACTTTCATAATTTGGCTGATTTGCAATTAGAATTGGGTTTTCCTCACATGTCTccataatattttacaaaaattaaaaaaaaaataccatacaattttatttttttgataacttGCAAAGTTTTCATGTGTTACCGTAGTTTCATTTTTGGGAAGGGGTATTTCtcagaaaatttaactaaatatttattttattgcacTTAAGAAAGACATGAAAAAGACGTGACACAGCCAAAAAAAATAAGGGCTGGggaaatttctttcatttttctttttaagaATTTGTTAATCAAAcagctggttgctgagataaagtctcttaaaataaaattcacatGAAATAGACacaatttttctataacaatacATCGGAAAATATTGGTTTGCTTTTAAGTGTTAAAAAAGAAAcgttttcgaaattttctactttttcaataaaaataattacagaTAAGTACAAAATATGTGTTATGAgtccgtttgaaaaaaaataactttttcaaaaggttttgttttttaattgaaaattgatcCTATATTATCCCAAATTAtcgtcatttgaaaatttcaattacattcgatgacactgagaaaaacacaTTCTTCACATAATATATAATTTAAAGAGGATGCATAACAGCAACCAGCTGTCATATCTTGTtgatctaagaaaaaaaaatgtaataattcatgattttttaaaaggcatttttttttattttcgttcttCCATGCCAATAACTTGAAAACCATGCAAACAATAATTGTGAAGTTATTTTCgactgaaaatttgatttagcaTCTAATTTAGCTTATGCCCAATAGTAATGGACCgtgccacgtagcctagtggtaacgcttccgtctcgtaattttactttttcgtaaaatatAGTTGAGAATTTAACTTGTAGTGATAAACAACACTCTTTTTTTagtgatgaaattttttttatttgtgacaTTTTACAAAAGTACCGTCATTAGTGGTGGCATTGGGTCTGGGGCGGGGGGGTGATCGGGCCATacaaattttggcttttttgtatgactcaatctcaccccagaTCCCCatcccctgatgacggtagcaCAAATAACTAAATAGATAACAAAGTTTGCCTTTTCTattaataaatttttgtttggtttcactttttaaattaaattctaagAAACTCACTTCAAGGCGCTCCAATTGCGATCAAATTTAGcttgcttaaggggttacatacatgtgaatcgtcaaaaatgtcagaggttggtatgagtacACATTTAAACTTAGTTTTGAAATATCatcaggctggtacaaatatttttaaaagtttttgtcacccccccccccccccccttcaaaattggcccgaaaaatcagggggcaaaaaaaatattttgacaataaacttcaaaatttccatgaaaattcatgtgcaaccagctgaaatcaaattaaatacattctcctgcgtttaaaataatttttagcatgtttgggttatcttaagattatgattttttgaaaattttcgatgcaaaatctttttttttttcgatacaatttttgtttttgtcagatcttagattttttgaaaactaatgattgcaaaacaactgaactagtgtaaaatgcattttaaaacacttttttcgtttaaatgtgatgactatggcttgttatttaaatttttatattttttttatttttttgcccccccttgacctcggccagggccgagggacaaaaacttttttaaatatttgcatcggcctcatGAAACTTTAAGGAgtaattgaaaatcatctttttagtttatttaaagaattttctaaaatataacattttgtgatattctacatgtatgtaacccctaaaAGAAGATCGGCTAAAATTTTTGACGTTCTTGTTTTCTTcggattaaatatttttatataaaatgagGTTTGATCCAACAAAAAGTTTTGTTAATCTTTTGGagcaaaatcaatcaatttaatCTTGCTAAATCCCAAAGCAATCTTTAGCAAAACATGAGTGACACTtggaaataaattgatttttttgcatacGGCTTCAACATTGAGCGGTTCTCCAATAGTATTTCAAGCACACGATATCCATTATCTTCTCAACAGCTCAATTCATAATTGCTCTCACTTGCAATCGATCAACTCTTTTTTCTCTCCTCCCAATCAAACTTCCGTCGCCCTAGTTTTCCCAATTTACACCACACCTCACTAATCAAATTGTCCTCCCTTTTTCTCCTCCCAACTTCAGAGCGCACCATCGCGCTGACGGCCGAGATCAACGGGCCGTGGCCGGCGAAGCGCCGCCGGGGTTCGCTGTACAAAAACATGGGCCTTTTGTGCTGTGTCTCGCGGCCAAACTATCTATGAATGTAGTGGTGGCACCG harbors:
- the LOC120431988 gene encoding uncharacterized protein LOC120431988, which translates into the protein MLQPARLKKLANQLSVNVLEIAFVVEVEVVGSFINSFSAITTNIPRIFSLFRALAEGILADNPHLVLLFYLAQLFLRELIKSHRLVQVIPMDMSGYYENRAGPSNLGNVISQILLCKQITPDFNQEELCSITKDSQVIAQILQDLQEFMPQQETYLERTIALTAEINGPWPAKRRRGSLYKNMGLLCCVSRPNYL